Within the Nitrososphaerales archaeon genome, the region GTATCTAAACGCCATCGGTCTGTCAAATCCTGGGGTGGATGCATTTGTGAGGGAGATAAACAACAGTGATATTCCAATAATAGTGAACCTTGTAGGATCCACTGATAATGAATTTGTCTCGATGGTGAAAAAATTTGATGGCCTCAATGTGGTTGCTTATGAACTCAATCTTTCGTGTCCGCATGTCGAAAAGGTCGGTCTCGAGGTCGGCGACGATCCTGAACTTGTCTCTAAGATTGTTAGGAGCATGAAATCTAATACCAGTAAACCAGTGATAGCGAAGGTTGGGCTTGGTAGCAGTGATATAATGGAGACCGCAAGGGTGGCTAAGGAATCAGGAGCTGATGCGATAACCGCAATTAATACTATACGGGCAATGGCTATCAACATAGAGACAGGGATGCCTTTTTTGAGCAACAGGATTGGAGGCTTATCTGGCAAGGCAATAAAACCAGTTGCTGTAAGATGTGTTTACGAGATATCAAAGAACATTAACATTCCAGTCATTGGATGTGGTGGAGTTTACAGCTGGGAAGATGCTGTCGAATTTATGTTAGCGGGAGCCAGCGCGGTTCAGATGGGAAGTGTGATAGGAGATAAGTGGTTGGGGGCATTTACTAACATCACACGTGGAATAGACAAATACATTGCCAAGAAAGGAATGAGTAGTGTTATGGAGTTAGTGGGAATTGCGCACAAATATTGACAAGATAAGAATTATTACGGTTGAAGAAGTTATCGACGAGAGCCCAACTGTTCGTACATTAATCTTCAAAGATGAATTATGTGCAGCGGCAAAGCCAGGACAATTCGCAATGGTGTGGATACCAGGCATCGACGAACTTCCCATGAGCGTAATGATATCAGAAAAGGATGGTTACGCTGGACTTACTATCAGGAAACACGGTTATGCGTCAACAGCGCTTTACAATACTATCGTCGGCAGTTTGCTTGGTGTAAGAGGACCGTACGGAAAACCTTTCGATATTTCCAAAGGACGTGTATTGCTAGTAGGAGGTGGTACCGGCCTCGTTCCGTTATTGCGGTTAGCAAGAGAATTAGTAAAAAGGAAGAGCAAGAAAACTCATGTTTCATTGATCATTGGTGCGAGAACAAAGGAGGAAGTAATCTTTGAAAAAATTGCAAAAAGTGTATTGAAGAATGTAAATAGTA harbors:
- a CDS encoding dihydroorotate dehydrogenase, translated to MGNKADLSVDIGGLHIRNPTILASGILGISYEVLKRVYEAGAGAVVSKSISIEPREGYKNPTVVSVEGGYLNAIGLSNPGVDAFVREINNSDIPIIVNLVGSTDNEFVSMVKKFDGLNVVAYELNLSCPHVEKVGLEVGDDPELVSKIVRSMKSNTSKPVIAKVGLGSSDIMETARVAKESGADAITAINTIRAMAINIETGMPFLSNRIGGLSGKAIKPVAVRCVYEISKNINIPVIGCGGVYSWEDAVEFMLAGASAVQMGSVIGDKWLGAFTNITRGIDKYIAKKGMSSVMELVGIAHKY
- a CDS encoding dihydroorotate dehydrogenase electron transfer subunit — its product is MRTNIDKIRIITVEEVIDESPTVRTLIFKDELCAAAKPGQFAMVWIPGIDELPMSVMISEKDGYAGLTIRKHGYASTALYNTIVGSLLGVRGPYGKPFDISKGRVLLVGGGTGLVPLLRLARELVKRKSKKTHVSLIIGARTKEEVIFEKIAKSVLKNVNSKIIVTTEDGSYGFHGLATDAAAKVMERNNLSMVYACGPERMMKKILEMATSYKIPSQASLERIMKCGIGICCSCCVGKYLLCKDGPTMYGETVLGLPEFGSYARDKSGRITNMW